Within Coregonus clupeaformis isolate EN_2021a chromosome 20, ASM2061545v1, whole genome shotgun sequence, the genomic segment tccactgttgatacggtcccaaaatgttttcaagatattggactttcaagaagcaaagtgtcacttgcCACATCATTATTTGATGTGAAACGCATAATCATGATGACTGGcaggtgacactttgcttcttgaaaatcCTATGCCTTGAAAACTTGAcagctgacatgcaaaacattttgggactgtatcaacagtggactaatgaaaaaaataccaaaagatagtgtTTGTGTGGATTTTTCCTTAAatctttttgttttattttgatcTCCATTCAGTGTGGAGCTCCATTGCCTTCGGTCTTATGAGATGGATGTTGATTAGCTCCCAGGCTGGCATGGGACTCAGATTATCTGAAAGAGATGAGGGGAGTGAACATGGATCCCAGACATGGTTTAGGATTGGCCTGGTCGCTGCCCATGAGTTTTAAGGAAACTAGAGATGGTGGGAATGCTGAAAGATGAAGCAACAATGAGATTGTGTACTTCAAATTATCCACAGCCCCCAACAGCATAAATTACAGGAATGCACTGCAAGACTAGCAGATATATGTAAGGTGTGTTTGTATGGGTGCCTGTGAGAATTGTCTTTGTAATGTATAAATATGCATATGATATGTACTACAGGCAAATAATAAATAGAAACTATGCTATGGAACATGTTTGTTAGTGATTTTTTTTAATGGTGTCTTAGCTAAAACCAGGCAGTTTCTATTCTAACAAATGTACTCTGTTTTGCAAACCCTCGAGACACAAGCAATGTGTGTTGTTTCTACAAAATGTTCTCCTTACATTTCCGGAATTAACCAACCTACCAACAGTTGCACATTTTGAACTTGTAATTGAAAATATGTCCAGTAGAGGGATTTGATATTAATAATAAACTTGCCTCCATTGTCAAAACAAAACCAATATTTCCAACAAGAGTATAAGAAACAATTTgtactgataaaaaaaaaaaaacacgaaTAGAAAAACAACATTCACAATTGCTTTACACATAAGACATTGACCTATTCGGTGCAGTCTCCAACTCAGAATTGTAGCACACTTTTGTACGTAGACAGAGCCAGGTAGTAATCCTAAAGTAGTATTCTAGTAGAAAAACGATAATACATCTGTGTACGTGGGGATTTATATTTTCTACACAACCTGCTCACTGATCCTCCCTGCAGCCATGTTCCACACTGAGAAAGCCTGCGGGAGGAAGCTGCCTTTGATGAAGGCCCTCCTGTCACTCTCCCTAACCAGAATACACTGCTGAAAGAAATAggaagtatatacagtggggagaacaagtatttgatacactgccgattttgcagggtttcttacttacaaagcatgtagaggtctgtaatttttatcataggtacacttcaactgtgagagatggaatctaaaacaaaaatacagaaaatcacattgtatgatttttaagtaattaatttgcattttattgcatgacataagtatttgatcacctaccaaccagtaagaattccggctctcacagacctgttagtttttctttaagaagccctcctgttctccactcattacctgtattaactgcacctgtttgaactcgttacctgtataaaagacacctgtccacacactcaatcaaacagactccaacctctccacaatggccaagaccagagagctgtgtaaggacatcagggataaaattgtagacctgcacaaggctgggatgggctacaggacaataggcaagcaggttggtgagaaggcaacaactgttggcgcaattattagaaaatggaagaagttcaagatgacggtcaatcaccctcggtctggggctccatgcaagatctcacctcgtggggcatcaatgatcatgaggaaggtgagggatcagcccagaactacacggcaggacctggtcaatgacctgaagagagctgggaccacagtctcaaagaaaaccattagtaacacactacgccgtcatggattaaaatcctgcagcgcacgcaaggtccccctgctcaagccagcgcatgtccaggcccgtctgaagtttgccaatgaccatctggatgatccagaggaggaatgggagaaggtcatgtggtctgatgagacaaaaatttagctttttggtctaaactccactcgccgtgtttggaggaagaagaaggatgagtacaaccccaagaacaccatcccaaccgtgaagcatggaggtggaaacatcattctttgggtatgcttttctgcaaaggggacaggacgactgcaccgtattgaggggaggatggatggggccatgtatcgcgagatcttggccaacaacctccttccctcagtaagagcattgaagatgggtcatggctgggtcttccagcatgacaatgacccgaaacacacagccagggcaactaaggagtggctccgtaagaagcatctcaaggtcctggagtggcctagccagtctccagacctgaacccaatagaaaatctttggagggagctgaaagtctgtattgcccagcgacagccccgaaacctgaaggatctggagaaggtctgtatggaggagtgggccaaaatccctgctgaagtgtgtgcaaacctggtcaagacctacaggaaacgtatgatctctgtaattgcaaacaaaggtttctgtaccaaatattaagttctgcttttctgatgtatcaaatacttatgtcatgcaataaaatgcaaattaattacttaaaaatcatacaatgtgattttatggatttttgttttagattccgtctctcacagttgaagtgtacctatgataaaaattacagacctctacatgctttgtaagtaggaaaacctgcaaaatcggcagtgaatcaaatacttgttctccccactgtatatatatacacacacaccctgttgTGGTTAGGCGTTCTTTAGCTGCAAGCACCATTTTTCTGAATCGTTTCTCGAGAAAAAAAAGGGAAATATCTCTTTGCCATGTCAATGAGAAAGGTAACACATTCAAATTCCAGTGTAGATAGAGGTCATGTTCCAAAAGTTGGGCATGACACAGAGGTCAAAGGCTCTCTGGATTCTCTTTTCATGTCAAAATAGTTTTTAGTCCCCTACTTCCCTGGGTGTAAAGAGACCAGGAGTTACACCAACAGTGTTAGGGGTGTGTAGATGTTGATCAACTCATAATGCAGTGGGCCACAGGGCAACTTAGTGAGACAATCCTGTTATGAAATCAGACAGTAACAGAGGATGAGTTCGTACAttgtcactctttctctctcgttctctcttttttCCCTCCCCCCGGGTCTAGCCGATTGTGAAAAAGATTCTGTGCCAGTTGAAATGTCTTTTGACTTTCGTCACCTTGAACCCTGGATAATGGCTAGACTGCCCACGTCTTACTGGGACTAAATGTCTCCCTTGTAAAGTGACTATGTGTGTCTTAATGTgcctttcctggttaaataaacgttgttgttttttaaaataaaataaaatattccaCTGATTTGTTTTTGGATAGAATCGACTGACTCAGCTGCAGAGGCAATGAAACAGCCATAATGGAATGAGACATAAGGGGTGAAACTGGTATGAGGGTGAGTGAGAGAATGGTCAAAATAAGGTACTGATAAGAACAATTAATCATAGTGAGGATGTCTAAAGATATGGGGAAAACAAACATGGATGTATTTATTATTAATCTGCCCATGTGGCGTCTAAATCAGGGTTATCAATGTATTTTCTATTCAAACCATGTTTAGGGTCATCACTTTTAGATGTAACTTCCTTCCAATTCGCACCAGAAGTTCTCAACAGTAATACTGTATCATATTGCAATATTCATCATGGGCCATAACTCCCCCCTCTCGCACGCTCAAGTTGTGGAAAAATGTTTGACAGTGCAGAATTTCCAGAAATCCAGGAGTATCTGAAAAACAGCCTATATAAAATCCATAAACCATCATACACGTTCTGACATCCTTTAATGGACAGGATTCCTACATTTGTAATTTCAAACCATATCAAATCTAACCTACATCTGAATCGGACAATCATGAAGATGCACTGATAATTACATTCAATCGGATACCTACCTGACTACTTGTGCCTTAGTGATTGTATCCCGATTTATTAAAGTAGTCTCTTCGCTTTTCTTGCATTAATTATCAAACTTGTTTGAGCGACAACACGATGAGATGCACACAACCAGGAAGAAGCCAAACACATATTTATAGTAGCTATTACATAGCCATTCACAGTTTGACTACGCTGATATTTATGCAGTGTGTTTTCTTTCTAATAAATATTCACGTTTTCTCGCTtttcaaataaaaataatattgccATTCAAAGCGCCAAAATTCGAAAATATGACGGTGGGATTAAAAGGGACATGTTCCTCCTACTCACCTAACGGTTGTAGCCTATGGTTTTGCTTTGCTTCTCTTCAAGTGGCCAGCACAAGCGTGTGATTGTTTGAAGTTCGTATTTTAATGTTCATTGCACTGTCAATTTGCAAAGGAataacaatataacaatatatataAGAATCGCCTATCCAAGTGGTGAGTGGCCTATAATTTCATGCAGATATTATTTGTCTTGGTTATATCAAATAATGTGATCTAACATGTGCCATAATGGCATCTGAACTATCCTATAAGTATTACTGTAATTGTAAGTGAGGCATGCTGAGATGATGTACTGATTCAAAATCTGTTTGAATGTGAAATTAGGGTGGCCTATAGACAGACATGCAATGGTTTGAATAGCCCCATAAAATAAAGAAACTCTATAGCCACCTCAAAACTAACATTACGTGATTTCATAATCACACTGATATTACTAGACACTCAATTCAGAAGTAACGGGGATGTCATCTAGCCCATGTTTGGATATGAGTAACAATATTTTGCTGCATTTTTCATTTCGAACGctatgtaggctatttgcgcTCCAGCTCAGATATTTCATTCCAATATATAGGTCCACTTTGAATAGCCTATATTTTCCTCGAATGACTGAGTAAAGGAAAGGCTATAGTGTATTACACAATCATTCAAGTAGGTGCATTGATCACAACTGTAGTGCTGAGTAGCCTAGGCTATGATAAAAGCATGGGGATCTAGAAAAAATGTCAAAtgctaaaaaacaacaacaacacaacaatctAATAATCAGTGGACAACTGAATTTATTCGTCTCACAAATGACAACAGTGCAAAACATCGATTAGCAATATTCAAATAGAAGACAATATAGTAAAATGACGCCGTCTACATTCAATTTAAAACAAATTGTGACCTAAAACGCCAATCAGAAAATTAAACAAACAGGTTAAACAATGCAGACCTGTAGTCGGTTGCTGTCTTTGGTACAAAATAAAACGTCAATATTAGCAAACGCATGGTTTCACAGTTCATTACAAAATGTACTTGTTTCCCTATTTACAAAGTGCAAATAAAATCGAAAAGAATCGCCACATCAGTCAGGCTACCATTAGATTGGTAATTTATTACCAATGGTCTGCAAGGACAAGGAGAAGAAAGGTATAGGCTACAGCTTTTTACTCGAAATAGCATGAGTTTAATTAACCATGACAAATGGGACAAAATAAGACATTTGCTATGGTGCACAAGAGTACAATGGATGAAGAGGGTCATCTATTTAAATTGTTACAGCCTACGGAAGTTAAACGATACAATGTTGTTCCTCATTTCATTTGAAATGGTCGTTATAGCCTACTAAACCCATCTCAAATTCAGTTATTATAATATTCGGATTGAATTGAATTTGAAAGACAAATTCCTCTTAATTTTCACCAGCCATTAGGCTTATGCCACTATAGGCAACATCCAAAAACTCGACATCATGTTGCAGCTCCAGATGTTGTTGAGTTGTTGGGGAAATGTTGTGGGCCTAAAAGTGTTACATTGATTACAATTATTGTTATAGATCCAGTGGCATATAATCTTGTCACATTTTTTTCCGCAATGGAGCAAACTGAAGTCAAAACCTATATGGAATTTTGTGTTCTTATCAGGTTACAAGGAAACGTAACTCCCCTGAGTTCATGATATCCTTTATGGTTGAGGGTTGAGGCTATCATGTCTGAAAACATCCAAACACATTGTAACCAAGGAGAGGTAGATTACATTTTTgctaatctctccctctctctccacctctttaTCCCAGTCAGGATTGTCCCATGTATATTCATAAATTCATGTGCGCCTGAATGTATTGCGCAATGGATACTCTATGGTTCATAGTCGCCAAATCATAAGGTGTATGGCCTCTGGAGTTGCGCCTTGCGGCGTCCGTCGTACAACCAACAAGGAGCTGAACCACATCAAGATAGCCTTCTCTTGCCGCTAGATGCAATGGAAGATTGCCGTCGTTGTCCAGGAAGTTGACGTCTGCGCCATAATCCATCAGGACGCGTAGGGTGTCCACATATCCATCCCTTGCAGCATCATGAGTGATAGTGAGACCCCTGACATGGTCGCGCACGTTTGGATTTGCGTTCGCCCTCAGCAGCGCTTCCGCGATGGCTGGGTTACCAAGTTTCATCACCTGTAAAATATAATGAGAAGAGGAATAGAGCAGGATAATTAcacataaataataatataaagaCAAATGTAGGCTATAGGAAGTAAAGGCTACTGTTTTAATAGAAATAATTTAGGGCTATGTTGCAGAGACACACAGGTCTAGATTTACACCTATGTTTTCAAAAGGAATGATCCAAAACAAATCGAACCCACTAAAATATGTATCAGTCCTGGGATATAATCTATTATCTTAACCTTTTTGATTCTTCTTCCACCTAAATGCTGTAGACCAATTACCTTCTGATAAACAGGCATACACTTAATTCAATCACAGAGCCTTAGCTGATCATCATTATATAATTAAGTTTCATGATAGGCCTATATATTTTTCATTTGGAATAGAGGAGTGATACGAATAGCTTATTACAGTTTTGTGACTGAGTTTTTTGTATGACACAGTTTTGTGTCATAGGCCTACTTAGATTATCGTTTTTTTAATTAACAAAGGTCAAGCTTTGAGCGCTTTGAATTTGAGTATGCCAATTTGTAAATTGTAATTATACATTCAACAGGTTAAAGCAACTTGTCCTACATTTCTCAAAAACGTGTGTTATGGTTCAGTCAATGAACCATACTTGAACCACTTTTAGCATTTTCATCTGTGCCCTATGCCCTATGACATGGTAAGAGATTAGCCTATCTGAACATCTATGCAGCATGGTCGTATGAACAGGCTGTCCAAATCAACCAAGTCTTTCACAATCTGCAATTTGTTAGTTTTTCATATGAGTTTGATTGTGTAAtttgacaaaacaataaactgtAGTTACATTCCTATAGCAAACATAGCATTTTGGGACTCCCATGTGGTTCAAGGCAGTTATTCAGAGGTATCGGTCAAGGAGGTAACAATTTAAGCAAAGCAATACCGTATAAGTTATCAACCATCATAATTTTAGCATGAGATGAAATTGTTTAACTATAGGCCTATAATTCGAGAAATATTCTTGTTGaaaacaattacatttttcatAGGCCTATTTGAGTGTGCATGCGGGCCCAAAGTGGTGCATGGGGTCATGCAGTGTCTTGAAGTTTCTATATTATCTTCTTTATCACTATTGATCAATGATCTATGGCACAAATTATTCTTTAAAAATACCAAAACGTAATCACATTATTCAACGAGTTTTCATAGTGAACCCATGTGATTCACCATCTTCATTAAGAAATATAAAGCTGCTAAACTTTTAGCCTACAGAAtgtgttaaaaaaaataaaaaataagaagatattctaaaaacaacaacaacaacattgcaTTGCAATTAGAGTGTTGTATTCTGTATTTCACTTCTCTGTTAAATCATATATAAATCATTAATCTACATTGGGGTTTTTTGTGGTTCAGATAGTGCTACTAAAGTACGGCCTATAAGTCACTTTAAAGCCCTCTAATTCCATAAATCATACAATAAAAATATGACATCCAACATAGTAGTCTATGCTATATAAGGCCTTGAAAATCACTTGGATTTTTTCAATTAAGTCCAAGTTACAGAAATTGTATAGCCTCTTAATACTTGTACCACTTTATTTGTCACCAAAGCACACCGTTTAGTGTATTTTACATTATGTCAATGCACACATATGCTAAGATGTTGTAGTTTAAGTTGAAATCGATCATATAACTTCTGAATAGACTGAATCATGAATTTATAGATTTAGGCTTCATAGAAAATGTATCACCAACCTGTAACGGTGTCCTGCCGAATTCATTGTTTGCATTAACATCTGCTCCGTTCTGTAATAACATCTCAACTTCTGCTAAGTCTCCTCTTGCAGATGCACTGCTCAGTCTGTTTGTCTCTCCAGTCATTCTTGGTGGACGAAAACAATAAAGAGAATAAGGTTAAATTATACAGGTTAAAAACGTTGATAGGCCTCCTCTGTATGTGCTTGATTTTGATGGTAAGTCTTGGTTGTGACGCAAGGCACTGCTAAAGTGTAGTAAATAGTCCGTAGCCCTCTAAAAGAAATTGGTAGGCTACACTGCCAGGGTCCGCCTCCCTTTTTAATGCCATCCCACTGTAACAACTCGCTTCGGCACGGAAAACAACAGGGATGTCACGCCATTTCCAACTCAAGTTTATGGTCATCATCACCTTCcttaaaaaaaattattttcatCACGTTGGATTGGTGTTTGGGATTTCCAGTAGTGGACCAAGATGCACTAAGTTGAAAAACTAAATACTAATTCCAATCGTCCAGCCTGCAGAGTTGAAGTTTAATCTTTATTCTTGAACCCCGTTCACGTGTAGTCGATAACATTTGAGATTCTGAAATAGAGTTCATGGATATTTACCATATTTATTTATAGGCTAAACCGGTGTTATTCCAGATGATTTTATCCAACTCTGCAGGCAGCATAGCCTACCCTCATTATATTTTAACCTATAGCCTAATAATGTCTTCTAAATACAGGGAGGGGGGATATGTACATGAAATGATATCACCAAACAGTTACAACACATTAGGCTACAACTCACATTCAATGTCCAATTCGACCTTGAGTAAAAACCCATATTACGCTATTCTGTTTCATAGATACCCTACGACGTTCGATAGCCTACTTCACTCCGGGCTTGACGACATAGGTTAGCCTACAGGTGCAACTCCTCTGAAACTCCCCAAAATGCTGGTCTGCTCCTCTCAAAAGCGTCGCCTATGTCCTGCAACTGTATCCATGGCTGCCGTTTCGATAAGCGCTTGCAACTTTGTAGCGTCTGATTGCCGACTTGCTCTCACCAGTCCCGGCTGAGAAAGAGATCTTGGAAAGAAATATTTCTGACAACGTTAGGTTATCCAATGACATTTGGAGAGATGCTTGTTCAGACTTTTATGTAAACTTCCCGCCCATTTTCAAATGATGATACATGGTCTGGATATCGTCCTTCTTTTGGTTCATTAATAGGAAAGTGTTTGTTCAGACAGTGCGCGGGAACAGTTTCGTCATTTGATAAGCAAAGTTATCTTCTTCCACTGAGCACATTACTGTAGCAGTATAGGCGACCATCTGTTATACTTAAAATATTTAGGCTACTAAACTTTTGTAAAGGTGGGTAAATAAATTAAATCAACGACACCACGGAGTTTACGGGACTTAGTAGCGTTTCAAGTTCAGCCTGCAATAGGCATATGCCGAGTAGGGACTTAGTAGCGTTTCGAGTTCAGCCTGCAATAGGCATATGCCGAGTAGGTGTAGCCTAGTCGTGTAGGAATATAAAACAGAAAAGCCTACATGATTTTCGACCTATAGCCTAGCCTTCATATAACAATCCCCTACTAGATAAAACACCTCCTTAGCATCATTTGTTGAATGAGTTCACTCATTCGATTGGTTGGCAGTCAATATTTAGAGGGGGGGGAAACGCTGGTCTTGACATCACTTATTTTTGAAATACAGAACCCTACGCCCACATAACAGTCGATGAGAGCAAGAGAAGGAGGGCGGGACTAAAAAAAAAGGCTTCAGTTGTGACGATAGCCTAGGCTTCTTTCCCGGTTGCAAGATCACATTTTCATAACCGAAAAATGCCACGGAGTGTTGTTCTAGAACAGTTAATATTGCTCTCTGGTTAGGCTCGGCAGCGCTCTCTGGCAAAGACAACAATGATAACCTATATGATAAGCATGATTATTTTGCTATAGGTCTGTATGCCTAGATGAGGTATTAAAAGCCCAGTCTTTATCATTTCAACACCCTTTCTTTGGTAAAATGAGGGATGGAAATTATTAATAGACAGAGCTAGATTGCAAGGACTGATAGTGAGATTGATAGTTTTAACATATTTTAAAGATATAGCTTTTAACCTACATTGTTAAAAGACTCAATTGACAATGAAAAAACAACCTTACATTTTGGGTTATGATGGGGGACAGTTGTAGGGCCTATCCCACTAAGTACGGAGCGACGCAGACGTCTTTTGGATGTCTTTCTTTGGTCCTGTCCAGACCGCCCATctttttttggtattttattgGTGCGGTCCGAACCCGCCTTGATTTCAACATTaatagatgtctatgtttggttcaTATTTGGTCCGGTCCGAACCGGCCTATATTTGGCCCAAATATAGATgtctataattggttcagatttggtctgggccttaatttggcccaaacatagacatctatgtttcacaagtttggacagcacagcacagcacagtacagtagattacaccagagtacagtacattacagtacagtaaagaaaagttgagtatattacagtacagtacattagggTACAGTACAAAACAATAGAGCACAATAGAGTACTGTAAAGTAAAGaaaagtatagttcagtacagtacagtacagtacactagagtatagtacagtataatgtactgtattgtaccctactctactttaatgtactatactctactgaactaagctgtactgtactgtactgtactgtactgaattaaactctactgtactgtactgtactgaattaaactgtactgtaccctactgtactctactgaattcaactgtactgtactgtactgtactgtactctactctactgaataaactgtactgttctgtactgtacgtGAAATTTCCTTTTGTAGGATAGCCGGAGGCAAAGTCATTATTATGTGTCGGGTGATTGGTTGAGGCTTCTTGGGTGCTTAACATCACTCCAAGCCCTTACCAAAACACAAAACAATGGCAGACAATTTCTCTTGCCTTGGATCTAAAACCAGTAGTAGCTAACCACCAACTTCAATGACAGTTATCTTAAAATTAAAAGACATATCTAGTATTCCGACACCCCAATAACATTGTTGCCGAGGTgggcttgttagctagctaaagggTTTGAGTCACCTCAGCCATTTTTTATAAAACAGCTCAGCTAGtgacgctagctagctaatgttagctagactGCGTTACACTCAGGAGCTCATTGGCACATAGACATAGGTTTCAGGAGCCAGCTGGTTAAATAGGATTCTACCATGGGCAACAATAACTGGTGACAAGTTCGTTTTCAGACAAATATGTTCAACTCATAGTTAGTTTATCCACTGACCACCACATTTAGAAGGATAGCTAAATTACcgtaatgtagctagctagctagttaagtgGCCAGGCACTAGCCACTAACGTTACTAGCCAACTAATGGTGATTTCCTATTCTTTGATACATTTGGGTTAACTTGCTCATATCAAGCAACATACAGTTTGTGGAAaggtaaaaataacaataagTGGACTTGTTTTATGAATCGGACAGTGAAACTAAAATAGATTTGTAGCTAGCTGGTGAGGCGTTCATTTATTCCCCAGTTAATTAAGCTGATGCTGGGTTTCCCAAGTCATTCGGTGCTTACTGCTCATGCCCGCAGAAAGCTAAACAGATGGCTCTGCAACGCATCGGTGTGATGTCACACGCCCTAGAAGGCTCAACCAATCACCCAACgtaaatcatgaataataatattTTTGCAGGAGTAT encodes:
- the cdkn2c gene encoding cyclin-dependent kinase 4 inhibitor C yields the protein MTGETNRLSSASARGDLAEVEMLLQNGADVNANNEFGRTPLQVMKLGNPAIAEALLRANANPNVRDHVRGLTITHDAARDGYVDTLRVLMDYGADVNFLDNDGNLPLHLAAREGYLDVVQLLVGCTTDAARRNSRGHTPYDLATMNHRVSIAQYIQAHMNL